Within the Phaseolus vulgaris cultivar G19833 chromosome 9, P. vulgaris v2.0, whole genome shotgun sequence genome, the region ATTTACAGTACACCATTCCGgatataaaaatttgaaactCATAACTTACTTCAAGATATGACcatttaaaaacttaaatgaAATACAAAAATCACCTTTCAAATTTCGAaatctgaaatatataaaagtCACTTCCGAGTTTGTGCATCCATAAACATAAACAAAACTGAAATGAAGGACAAAACTGAAATGAAGGAcaatattgaattttaaattttactttggGTGCGGTGCATGTGATAAATGATAtgttgcaggaagaaattgccttATATTATCTTTCCTTTAGCCCAATAACTGTTTCTTAGGTTTCATtatatttctttcttatttttttttggcATTCAGCAGAAgcagtttttcttttcttttattttcctcGAATTTATCCAAACACAAATTCTCATCGGGTGAAGACATTGGTTAATATCATTTGGCATGAGATGTTGCTTTGATTATATTGTCCTTCCTTCATAGTACATGATAGTACAGAGGAGAGAATGGTTGCATAAGATAACTTTTGCACatgaaaataatttcatttctgAATATGTTCATTTATTTGTTCGTTCTAtcattttgttatttgtttggttgtatagaattattttatagaatagtttgattaaaaaaaaaatatctcagATTAATCTGTGAATAACTCTACATTTCATTACACGAATTGCATCTTCTACTACTAGTATCAATGGATAATACAAACTTGAGAAAGTCAGAATTAATCAACTACATGCAAAATCCGCATTCCTTACGaatatactataaatttttACTTTGACACAACTGAAATCGAAGACTTGATCTTGGATAAAGTCTAAAGCTCGTGAGATATGTTTCTCATTTTCTTATTAGTATCTTGAATCATTGATTTGTATGAAATCTGTCAAAAAATTTTAGGATGTCTAAATTATAAGTAGAGGGACTATAATGACATTAGTTTTAAAGTTCTTTTTTACTTACTTTTACTTACTACTAAAATCAGTTTGATATCGAATAATAAATAGGATAAAGATATATTGACAATCCTACTTTTTATATCATCATATTACAACcctcaatactattattttaatatttttctatatcatttaattataaatttattctttattatatacatttatatCTAGATCAATCACATCAAGAATTGTATACAACTTTCATAAGTTTAATTTCTCTAgtaaatatgaataatatttttgcATATCCAAAATATGCTCTCAACTTGTGTTTTTAAGTTAAGAAGACCTCCAATATACAACATAAAAAGACCTCCAATATACGACATAAAAGTCACATGATCTGCAGCCATATTCATCACACAGTGCAAGTCATCTGCAAAAACCAGCAACCAATATGCCAACTCCTGAAGCACAATgagtaaagaataaaattaataaaatggacCATATGATAtgttacatataaaataatgttCAAGGCTAATTAGTCGACAAGACCCTACTCATCCCAAGGAGTGTTCCTGTACATCAAAACTACACAAAAACAACCAAAGCAGCTCAGTCCAGTCACAGTGGTTACTACAAAGTCCAGGGTTGTTGTTCCTGCAACATGAGTGTTTTGGCCCATTCTTGGATATGAACGATAGTGTGTAGAAACGTCTAGGTCCTCTCATAAGAGATTTCGAAGAATGATTAGACTTTAGACAAAAGAAACCTTTAGGTGGTTTCCGAttataccaaaaacaagaacagaattgagaaaagaaaacaaactgcatatattattcatttctcaaataatagttcaatactctatttatagaatattaaagattataaaatcctaactaattaaataaatgataaaatcctaatatctagtaattaaatcttaacaacccaacaataatattaatcaaatccCAAAAATTTAGGATACAACATTCTTTCTGCATCTCTTTCTCTACCCTTCTACACACAGCAGTAGTTATGGCATATAAGTTATTGGTTAACTCAAACGCTGCCTAAACAATGACTATGAGAATTGTGATTTGGGATGCTACTTCCTTATCCATGCCCATACCTTAACTTCTGGCTTCACACATGATTTGTTCGGCATCTACTATTTTGGTGCTGCATGCAAGTGAGCCTCACAAGCCAACATCACCATTAGCTTCTGCAGAATACTACTGAAAAACCATATTAGAACATTAAAACAAGACATTTCTCTAAGGCAATATAACCACAGGAAACCAATTAAATCAAGTAATTTTGGATACAGGAGAGACATTTAATAggtgtaagaaaaaaaattaagaatgcGAAAATCATCTTTAGAAATTTTATCAATGGCTTTTAGAACAAACACCCGAGAGAGAAATTTCACATATAATAATTGATAATGCAGTTCCAAAAGCAAGGATTTTAAAATGAAAGTAGATAGAATAATATACCTAGGAAATAAATAGCACACCAAGGCTGAGATAAAACCATTTCTCACATTATCATGCAAAGGCCTTAAGAATGATCTTCCAAAAGATATAAGAGATGAAGAAGGGGAAACAAAAGGGCACCATGATCCCATTTTTCTTGGTTCATGCAAGTAAAATGAAGTAATTGATTTGCTCAAAATAAAACGATCAATTCctgtttttgttgtttttgtttccttTGGGTGCAAACTTATTTTTTGAGTTTCACTAACACAAGAAccaatatacaaataaaaaaaatcaaagaataaaaataatatgctTGGTCTAGAGCTACAAAGATTTGTATCATCAATGGGAAGGAGTtatgtttttgtgttttttattttgatgtttTAGATTTCTAATGTACACATTTTTGGCAATGTCTACAGAAATTTCAAATGAGCAATTAATTCACAAATTTACAATAACATGGAAAATGCAATATTCTTTACCTATTCAACCTAAAACTTGTCCTTACACAAACCCTAAACCCAACACGCAGTTTGAGTTGGTCCCACCCAATGGATGCCTGCTGTCTATTGCAGACTGGTCATCACATGTAATTACTTTCTACATAATGGGAAATGTTGAATAAATGAAGTTAATGCATGCCTCAACCATTTTGTACGTTCACTCTTTAAGGTTGTTGAAAATATGTGGTGAACATCATAGTATCTATTATTTGTGTCCAATCACTGGTTTTCTTATCTCCTCAATTATTCATTTTTGGCCATAGAAAAGAAGAACCAAGCCAACATTGACTCCATCAATATCAATTACTGTACTTAGCCAACACCATACTTTGTTTAGTATCTGAGACGAAGAAAGATCCAGTGTGCACTTGTTCCAATCCAACACCATACTTTGGCCTGAGTTGTTTTGGAAATCCAATATGCTGCATTTCTTTATTTCTTGTTCATTTCTTTGTGTGATTTCTTACTTTGTCTTGTGGATAGTTAAAAGACAAAAGCCTGTTGAGGAAAAACATTTGTTAGACAACTGCACTCCTCAAACAAAGTATGATGTTTTTGTTAGTTTTAGAGGTGAGGACATCCGCGACGGGTTTCTTAGCCATTTGATCATGGATTTTGAGAGGAAGAAAATAAATGCATTCGTAGATGTTAAACTTGAGAGGGGAGATGAAGTATGGTCATCACTTGTTGGAGCAATTAAAGGGTCATCCATTTCATTGATCATATTCTCACAAGACTATGCTTCTTCTCATTGGTGTTTAGAAGAGCTTGTGACAATACTTGAATGTAGAGATAAGTATGGACAGATTCTAATCCCTGTTTTCTACAAAGTTGAACCCACAGATGTACGATATCAATCATCCAAGAGTTACCAAAATGCATTTGCTAAGCATCAAAGAAGATATGAGACCAACAAGGTGCAAATCTGGAGAGATTCTTTGAAGAAATCTACTCAAATATCAGGAATTGCATCATCAAAATATCCGTAAGTTCGTTTTCTTTTTTACATAAATCTTCAGAGTTTTCTTGTAGTCATATTGCTTAAACTGCATTTCTTTTGAAGTTGTTTTCAGCAGAATATATGTGGGCTTTAATAATCAAGAATTAACAACATTGATCTGAACACCCTTTTTGTTTCTTTGCATGCATGATGTAGGGTTGATGCTGAGCTGGTTAAAGAAATAGTGAAGGTTGTTCTTGAAAAGTTAGCTAAACCCTCAGTTAACTTGAAAAGATTGGTTGGAATTGACGAAAAAATTGCAACTGTTGAATCACTGATAGGAAAAGAACCAGAAGACACACGTCTTATTGGAATTTGGGGCATGGGAGGTATGGGAAAAACAACTCTCGTGGAAGAAGTGTTTAATAAACTGAAGTTTAAATACGATGCTTCTTGTTTTTTAGCCAATGAGAGAGACCAATCAAACAAACATGGAATAATTCCTTTGAAGAAAAGTATTTTTTCTAAACTATTAGGATATGAAGTGGATATTGACACACCAAATTCGTTGCCTGAAGATATTGTTAGGAGAATTGGTGGTATGAAGGTTCTTATTGTTCTTGATGATGTGAATGATTTAGAACACGTAGAGAAATTACTGGGATCTCTTGATAACTTTGAATCAGGTAGTAGAGTAATTGTGACAACCAGAAATAGGCAAGTGCTAAAGGCTAACAAATTTGATGAGGAGTATCAGCTTAGAAAATTCAGTTTCGATGAAGCACTTCAACTTTTCAATTTGAATGTCTTTAAAAATAGTGATCATCAAAGGGAGTACAATGAGCTTTCAGAAAGGGTGGTGAATTATTCCCAAGGTGTTCCTTTAGTGGTTAAAGTTTTGGCTGCTCGTCTACGTGGAAACGAAAAGGAAGTATGGGAAAGTGAGTTAGACAGGCTTAAAAAAATGCCTCTTAGAGAAGTTTATGATGTCCTAAAATGGAGTTATGATGATCTAGATCGTAAAGAGCAACAAGTTTTTCTAGATTTGGCATGTTTCTTTCTTAGACTGCGAAAATCAGTGAATGTGGGTTCTATAAAATCGTTATTGAAAGATGGAGAAAGAGATAATTCAGTGGCTGTTGATTTGAAAAGGCTTGAAGATAGAGCTCTCATAACAATTTCTAACGAGCACAGTTTACATGAAATGGTTTTGGAGATTGTTCAATGTAAGTCAAGTGAGGATAATGTTGTTTTTATGCATGATAGTGTTCAAGAAATGGCTTGGGAGATTGTTCGTAGAGAGTCTAGCAGACCTGCAAGTCGTAGCAGATTGTGGGATCCTGATGATGTTTATGAAGCATTGAAAGATAACAAGGTTAAAGCCAAACTAATATTTGAGTTTTGTGTTTTGTGTGTGAGAAATGTGGCATTCAATGAtgtttgattcttttttttttctgatggCAGGGAAATGAGTCCATTAGAAGCATACGAATTCAATTGTCAACAATTAAGAAGCAAAAGTTAAGCCCTCAAATATTTGCCAAGATGAGCATGCTACAATTTCTGGAAATTTCTGGGAACTGCAATGATGATTTATTCCATCAACATTATATTCTTGCTGAAGGGCTTCAACTTTTGGCCACTGAGCTAAAATTTCTTTACTGGGATCATTACCCTCTAAAATCCTTGCCAGAAAATTTTTCTACAGAAAAGCTTGTAATATTGTCATTGCAGCAAGGCAGTGTGGAAAAACTTTGGGATGGTGTGAAGgtaaatttgtttatttcaattttatcatttttagtAAACTGAATACACCAAAATTTACTCAGTTGGTGTGATATCTTCATTTTGTTTAATTCTGTTGCAGAATTTGGTAAATTTAAGAGAACTTGACCTCAATAGTTCTCTCAAATTAAAGGAGGTACCAGATTTATGGAAAGCCACAAATCTTGAAGTAGTGGATCTCATGTGTTGTTCTATGGTAAAAGCACTTCCCTCATTTGAACATCAAAGCAAGCTTAGAATTTTAGATTTAAGCTATTGCAACAAGCTTGAAGCAATACCAGAGCTTCCCTTGTTACTAAAGACTCTAGATGTTCATAGTTGCAAATCCCTTCAAACTCTACCAGAGTTTCCTATGTCCCTTGAAACTTTAGATGTTAGAGGTTGCCATTCTCTTCAAACTCTACCCGAGCTCCCCCTATCCCTTGAAATTCTAGACACAGAATTTTGCACTTCACTTCTATCTCTGCCAAAGCTTCCTCGGTCCCTCAAGACTCTCAAAGCAACAAAATGTGAATCTCTTCAAGTTCTACCAAAGCTCCCCCTAACCTTGGAAACACTAGAAGCCACAAAATGTGGATCTCTTCAAACTCTACCAGAGCTTCCCCAATTCCTTACAACTCTAGATGTCAATGGTTGCAAATCTCTGCAAACTTTACCAAAACTTCCCATGACCCTTAAAAATCTGGATGTTAGACACTGTGAGCAtcttcaaactcttccaaatctTCCACTCTCCCTTGAAAGTCTAGATTTTAAAGGTTGTGAATCTCTCCGAGCTCTACCAAAGCTTCCCCAGTTCCTTAATACCCTAGATGTCAGTGGTTGCATGTCTCTTCAAACTTTACCAGAATTTCCCTTGTTCCTTGAAACTCTAGATGCCAGGGgttgtgaatctcttcaaacTTTACCAGAGCTTCCCATGTGCCTTAAATCTCTAGATGTTAGTGGTTGTGTATCCCTTCAAACTTTACCTGAGCTTCCTCTATCCCTTGAAACTTTAGATGTTAGAGgttgtgaatctcttcaaatTCTACCAAAACTTCCCCTATCCTTAGGAACTCTAgatgtcaaaggctttgaacCTCTCCAAACTTTACCAGAACTTCCCCTATCCCTTGAGACTTTAGAGGTAAGAGGTTGTGAATTTGTTCAAGAAGTAGTAGATCTTCCATTGTCAGTTGAAACTCTAGATACAAAATTATGCATTTCACTTAAGAATGCAAAAACTCTTCCTTCATCTCTTAAAACACTACAAGTCACTGACTGTGAGTCTCTTCAAACCTTGCCTGAGCTTCCTCATTCCCTCATAACACTAAATACCCAATATTGCTCTTCACTTCAAACACTTCCTGAGCTTCCACAGTACCTTAAAACCCTAAATGTCATACGTTGTCAGTCACTTCTTTGTCtacctgatcttccattatgCCTTGAAACACTAGAAGTCACAGAatgtgaatctcttcaaaatTTTCCAGAACTTCCCCAATTCCTTAAAACTCTAGATGTCAATGGTTGCAAATCTCTTCAAACATTACCAGATCTTCCCTTGAGGCTTGAAACTCTAGATGTCAGAGgttgtgaatctcttcaaacCATACCTAAGCTTCCCTTGTCCCTTGAAACTTTGGATGTGAGAGGatgtgaatctcttcaaaagcTACAAAACCTTCCTTTGTCCCTTGAAACTCTAGATGTCACAGgttgtgaatctcttcaaatTATAATAGAGTTTCCCCAATCTCTTAAAACTCTACAAGCCacaaattgtgaatctcttcaaacTTTACCGAAGTTTCCCCATTCACTTAAAACTTTAGATCTTAATGGTTGCAAATCTCTTCAAACTCTACCAGAGCTTCCCCTATCCCTTGAGACTTTAGATGTTAGATGTTGTGATTCTCTTCTAACTCTACCTGAGCTTCCTCTTTCACTTCAAAATCTAGATATCAGAGgttgtgaatctcttgaaactCTACCAGAGCTTCCCATGTCCCTTAAATCATTAGATTTCAGAGCTTGTGAATCTCTTGAAGCTCTACCAGAACTCCCCTTGTCCCTTGAAAATCTAGATGTTCGAGGTTGTGAAACTCTTCAAAGTCTACCAAAGCTTCCATTTTCATTGAAAATTCTACAAGCTACAGAATGTGAATCTCTTCAAACTCTTCCAGAGCTGCCCCCATTCCTTAAAATTCTAGATGTCAATGGTTGTAAGTCTCTTCAATTTCTACCACATCTTCCCCTATCCATTGAAACTCTAGATATCAGAGGTTGTGAATCTCTTGAAGCTCTACCAGAACTCCCCTTGTCCCTTGAAACTCTAGATACAGAACTATGCACTTCACTTCAAACTTTTGCAAAGTTTCCTCCTTCCCTTAAAACTCTTGAAGCCACAGtttgtgaatctcttcaaacTTTACCAGAGCTTCCTTGGACCCTTCAAACTCTTAATGTCCAATATTGTTCTTCACTTCAAAATTTACCAAAGCTTCCCTTATCCCTTAAAACACTAAATGTTTCATGTTGCCAATCAATGGAGAGTCTGCCAGAGCTTCCACCATCCCTTGAAACTCTAGATGTCAGTGGTTGCATTTCCATTCAGACTTTACCAAAGCTTCCCGTGTCACTTAAAGCTCTAAATGCTAAAGATTGTGAATCTTTGAAGACCGTATTGTTTCCTTCAACAACAGTTGAACAATTAAAGGAAAATAGGAAATGGCTTCTGTTCTGGAATTGCTTGAACTTAGATGAACATTCACTACTTGCTATGGGGTTGAATTCACGAATCAACGTTACGAAATTTGCAAATCACCACCTATCTTCACCAAATCATGATGATGTGGAAAATTACAATGATTATGATGATAAATATGGTTCTTATCAAGCTGGTTACATATATCCAGGAAGCAGTATGGTAGAGTGGTTGGAGAATAAGACAACAAAGGATTATTTAATCATTGATCTGTCTTCTCCTGCCTTTTCCCCCAGGTTGGGCTTTATTTTCTGCTTCATCCTTGATAAGTGTCAAGACACAGAAATGTTTGGAAAACTTGAAGTTAACCTCATCATAAGTGATGGTGATGGAGAGGGTCAAAAGGACACTGTTGGAATGTACATAGATATTGCCTGGACAATTGAATCAGATCATGTGTGTGTGATATACGACCAAAGATGTTCTGACATGCTAAATAGGAGGGCTAACATTCAAACAAGGTTTAAAATCCAGGTTTCAAAAGGGATTCAAACCAGTGACACAGGAACTGGCATACTGTCCAAACTTGCTTTCAAAGGATTTGGGGTGAGCCCTATCAGCACCTCAGCATATAAAAGTTTCATTCAACAAATGGAATTGCATGATTCAATATTTCAATTTCATCAAAAAAATTGAGTTGGGTTGTTCTTATCATCCAGCTATTCCTTCTAGAGGcttaaaatcaaataattggAGGCTATTCCTTCCATCGTCCCTTAACATGTTAAATGCCATAGAATGGAAAACAGCTGATGAACAATTAACAGAAAACAAGAAACGGTTTCTGTTCTGGAAAGGCTGGAACTTGGATGAAAGTTTTGCAGTGGTTATTGGGTTGAATGCACCAATGAATCTCATGGAACTTGCAAACCAACCTCTCCCTACACCAGGTCAAGAACATGAATTTTAC harbors:
- the LOC137821005 gene encoding disease resistance-like protein DSC1, with translation MLHFFISCSFLCVISYFVLWIVKRQKPVEEKHLLDNCTPQTKYDVFVSFRGEDIRDGFLSHLIMDFERKKINAFVDVKLERGDEVWSSLVGAIKGSSISLIIFSQDYASSHWCLEELVTILECRDKYGQILIPVFYKVEPTDVRYQSSKSYQNAFAKHQRRYETNKVQIWRDSLKKSTQISGIASSKYPVDAELVKEIVKVVLEKLAKPSVNLKRLVGIDEKIATVESLIGKEPEDTRLIGIWGMGGMGKTTLVEEVFNKLKFKYDASCFLANERDQSNKHGIIPLKKSIFSKLLGYEVDIDTPNSLPEDIVRRIGGMKVLIVLDDVNDLEHVEKLLGSLDNFESGSRVIVTTRNRQVLKANKFDEEYQLRKFSFDEALQLFNLNVFKNSDHQREYNELSERVVNYSQGVPLVVKVLAARLRGNEKEVWESELDRLKKMPLREVYDVLKWSYDDLDRKEQQVFLDLACFFLRLRKSVNVGSIKSLLKDGERDNSVAVDLKRLEDRALITISNEHSLHEMVLEIVQCKSSEDNVVFMHDSVQEMAWEIVRRESSRPASRSRLWDPDDVYEALKDNKGNESIRSIRIQLSTIKKQKLSPQIFAKMSMLQFLEISGNCNDDLFHQHYILAEGLQLLATELKFLYWDHYPLKSLPENFSTEKLVILSLQQGSVEKLWDGVKNLVNLRELDLNSSLKLKEVPDLWKATNLEVVDLMCCSMVKALPSFEHQSKLRILDLSYCNKLEAIPELPLLLKTLDVHSCKSLQTLPEFPMSLETLDVRGCHSLQTLPELPLSLEILDTEFCTSLLSLPKLPRSLKTLKATKCESLQVLPKLPLTLETLEATKCGSLQTLPELPQFLTTLDVNGCKSLQTLPKLPMTLKNLDVRHCEHLQTLPNLPLSLESLDFKGCESLRALPKLPQFLNTLDVSGCMSLQTLPEFPLFLETLDARGCESLQTLPELPMCLKSLDVSGCVSLQTLPELPLSLETLDVRGCESLQILPKLPLSLGTLDVKGFEPLQTLPELPLSLETLEVRGCEFVQEVVDLPLSVETLDTKLCISLKNAKTLPSSLKTLQVTDCESLQTLPELPHSLITLNTQYCSSLQTLPELPQYLKTLNVIRCQSLLCLPDLPLCLETLEVTECESLQNFPELPQFLKTLDVNGCKSLQTLPDLPLRLETLDVRGCESLQTIPKLPLSLETLDVRGCESLQKLQNLPLSLETLDVTGCESLQIIIEFPQSLKTLQATNCESLQTLPKFPHSLKTLDLNGCKSLQTLPELPLSLETLDVRCCDSLLTLPELPLSLQNLDIRGCESLETLPELPMSLKSLDFRACESLEALPELPLSLENLDVRGCETLQSLPKLPFSLKILQATECESLQTLPELPPFLKILDVNGCKSLQFLPHLPLSIETLDIRGCESLEALPELPLSLETLDTELCTSLQTFAKFPPSLKTLEATVCESLQTLPELPWTLQTLNVQYCSSLQNLPKLPLSLKTLNVSCCQSMESLPELPPSLETLDVSGCISIQTLPKLPVSLKALNAKDCESLKTVLFPSTTVEQLKENRKWLLFWNCLNLDEHSLLAMGLNSRINVTKFANHHLSSPNHDDVENYNDYDDKYGSYQAGYIYPGSSMVEWLENKTTKDYLIIDLSSPAFSPRLGFIFCFILDKCQDTEMFGKLEVNLIISDGDGEGQKDTVGMYIDIAWTIESDHVCVIYDQRCSDMLNRRANIQTRFKIQVSKGIQTSDTGTGILSKLAFKGFGVSPISTSAYKSFIQQMELHDSIFQFHQKN